In Leptospira barantonii, the DNA window CGGAAGTTCGATACGGAAGAAATTTCCATATATCGATTCAAACCGGGCATCCAAACTTCTATGTCATAGGTTATAGAAGAATTCGCGGAAATGTCCCCAGTGCAAAGAATGATGACTCGATACGGAAGTTCCAATTTCTTAAGAATATTCTCCGCATGAGAAAGCATCTTTTTATGTTCTTCTTCGGATTCTTCCGGTCTGCAGAATTTTACGAGTTCCACTTTTTGAAACTGATGCACTCGAACCAATCCACGCGTATCCTTACCGTAGGATCCGGCTTCTCTTCTGAAACATGATGTGTGCGCCGTAACCGAAATCGGCAATTGATCTTCGGGAATGATTTCATCGCGGTATAAATTCGTAAGTGGAACTTCGGCTGTAGGAATCAGATTGAGCTCATCCTTTTCGATTCTATAGAATTCGTCTTTGAACTTCGGATATTGTCCAGTTGCGGTCATGGATTCGTCGTTTACCATGGCGGGAACCCAAACCTCGGTATAACCGTGTTCTTGCGTATGAACATTGAGCATAAAATTCATCAACGCTCTTTCCAACCTCGCGCCGTCTTTCCAATACGTATACGATCTTGCGCCGGAAAGTTTTACGCCTTTCTCGAAGTTGATCCAATTCAACGCTTCTCCGATTTCAAAATGCGGTTTCGGAGCAAAGGAAAAAGAAGGAATTTTTCCCACTTCGTATTGAACCACGTTGTCGTGTTCGGATTTTCCTTCCGGAACCTTCGGGTCGAGAATATTAGGAAGCCCTAAATTGATATCGAGCAGAGCCGTTTCTTCCAGCTCCATCTTTGTTTCGATTTCTTTGATCTTTTCGCCGACGAGTTTTACGGAAGCGGAAATTTCGGTGATGTCTCCACCGGATTGTTTGATCTTACCGACTTCCTTGCTGACTCTGTTTCTTTCTTCTCTTAAAACGTCCGCTTCCTTTTGAAACTCGCGTTTTCTTTGAATGATCGATTTCAATTCGTCAATGATTCCGATTTCTTTAAACCCTCGAAGTTCTAAAACTTTTTTGAGGTCTTCGGTGTTTTCCGTGATATAACGAAGATCAAGCATTGTGATGGTACGCCTTACGATTCATAAATTTAATACTGTTTTCAAAAAGAATACGTTCCACCTCGGCATTCGATTCTTGTCTGAGGGAGAACATCTTATCTAAGATAAATTTCATATAAGAAGGTTCGTTTCTTTTTCCGCGAAACGGAGGTGGCGCTAGAAACGGAGCGTCGGTTTCGATCAACATACTTTCCAACGGAAGTTTTTGAGCGGCCTCTTGAATTTCAGTCGCATTCTTAAACGCGACAATCCCCGAAAAAGAAATATAATATCCAATGTCGACTAACGCTTTTGCGGTCGGATAGTCGTATGTAAAACAATGGATCACTCCGAACGCGCGGTCGCGGAAATTCTTAAGAATGGAAATCGTATCTTCTTTTGCGTCCCGAGAATGAATGACAACGGGCAACTGCGTCTTAGCCGAACATTCCAAGAAGGCTTCGAGAATTTCTTCCTGCTGTTTTTTCGTATCGGCGGTGTGATAGTAGTCGAGACCGATCTCTCCGATCGCGGAAAGTTTAGAATCGCCTAAGTTTGCATAAACGAGTTTTAAGATTTCTTCCTTATTGGGAAACTCATGCGTTTCGGTCGGGTGGCAACCGATCGAATATCGAATCTCTAACGAATCATTCGAATATTCGTTCGCTATGGATTGCGCCCTTAAAGAACTCTCAAGATCGATTCCGATTTGGACGATCTTCTTTACGCCAGACGCCATTGCATTTTTTAAAGAATCTGCAATTTCCAAACCTTGGGACTGTATTATATCAAGGTGACAATGTGTATCGGCGATAGAAACCATAGAAATCCGGTTTTAGTGAGTCACTTTTTGTGAATTCGATTGACTGAAAAGAGATTTTTTAAGATCTCTTCAGACAGGTGAAAGCGTTCGGCTAAAAACCAAGTTTCGGGACATAAACCGTGGATATTAAAGCAACTTCCGCACTGATCTACTATAGACTCCGCTATAAGTACCAAGAGTACAAGCTCAAACTGGATCTAAAACTTTCCGAACTCAATAAGAAAGGAAGAGAAAGACTCACTGTGATGGTAATTCCCCACTCGGAACAAAAAACCATCAACTTTCACATCTCTTATAGAGCGATTTCCATCTTTATCGGAACGATTTTCATTCTTCTTATCATCAGTTCTATCAACGTTTTAAGCCATAGCGGTTCCGTTCACCAACTCACAGAACTCAATCTTTCCAACAAAGACTTTATCCGCCAATCGGCGAAGATGAAAGAAGAAATCAATTCTCTTCATGAATACGTGGAATACTATTACGGAAGATTGGCGAGACTTTATGTAAGACTCGGCGGTGATCCGGCAAAAGTTTCCAAAGGAATCGGCGGAGCGGAACAACTTTCCACTCAACCTCCATCCATTATCGAACCGAAAGCCGTGAATCCTCAAACCAACGATCTTCCCGAAGGCGCGGCCGTTTTCAGATTGAAGGAAGACGTTCACAACTTAAGAATCAGTAACGAACTCACTCAAGACATCATCTCCATTCTTAAAAAAAGAAAGAACATCCTAAAACAAACCCCGTCCATCTGGCCGGTAAAAGGATATGTTCTTTATCCATACGGTGCGTATTTCAATCCGATCTCCGGAAGAAGAGAATACAACAGCGGTGTTGATATAGGATCTTTCGCGGGTTCCGAAGTTCTTGCTACCGCGCCGGGAACCGTTTACGAAATCGGTTTTACAAGAAACACGGGTTACTTCGTAAAAGTTTCCCACAAATACGGATGGAAGACGATCTATTCGAACATGGATCGATTGAAAGTGAAACAAGGTCAGCAAGTTTCCAAGACGGAAGTGATCGGTTTCGTCGGTAAGACCGAAGCTTCTCCGAATTATATGCTCCACTATGAAATTCACGTTGGAACAAGAGCGATCAATCCGTTTGCTTTCCTCAACCAGATTCAGGACTGAATGGCGACCACAGAAGAACACTTAATCGTAAATAGCATCATCGGCGAAGGCGCCGAGTTTAGCGGAGAATTCAAACTCTCCGGTCTCTTAAGAATTGACGGAATTTTTCGCGGCTCCATAAAAACCGAAGGAAAAGTCCTAATCGGCAAATCGGGAATCGTCGATACGGATATCAGAGCCCGAATTGTCGTCGCTGGTGGTGAAATCAACGGGAATATTTACGCGAGCGAACGAGTCACTCTATTGGCTTCCTGCAGAATGAAAGGGGATATCGTATCTCCGAGAATCGTAATGGAAGAAGGAGTACAATTCGAAGGCAATTGTAAGATCAACCCAGTTGCACATTGAAAGTACTCATACCACCTTATCAACCTCCTCGAAAAGAAACCGAAACCAAAAATACTTCCAAGAGTAAGAAGAATAGCGCTTCTTCCTTAAACGGAGGAAGTTCTCTCAATTCGACGGAAGCGGTTGAAAACGTTTCTTCTTCCTTTCTCGATATCCTGGAAGAAATCGTTCCGTCCGGTTCCGAAACGACAAAAGATCTAAACGCGCTTTGGAGAGATCTTCCCGAAATCGAAAAAAGATTTTTGGATCTACCTTCCATCGGAAATTTAGAAGCCTATCAAAAACATATCCAAGCGATTACGAAAGCGGTCATCGACCAAAACATGAGAGTGGAAACTCTCGCAAGAAGAATGAAGGGTGAAGCTAAAAAGATCTATCACGTCGTGAAAATCATCGACGAAAAAATTCAGATCTTGGCGGAACTCATCATGAACGAAGGCAATTCGGCTTTTAAACTTCTAAAGTCGTTAACGGATATTCGCGGTTTACTCTTGGATATTCAAGAATAGAAATTTTATACAGTCCGGTGTTTTTTCGTTTTCTCATTACGGAAACGGATCTTTCACTTTCAAATCCAACTGATTCATCAATTGAAATAGTTTTCCGGGGGTTTTAAAAGAATCCTTCAGGTGTTTCACGTTCAGTCGTTTTTTCTGAGACAAAATTAGAAGAACGTTATATTCGTATTCTTTCGTAGCCTTTATAAAAGAGTCCACGCCGAATTCCTCCAAAATCAGCGAGGTTTTACGTTCTAAATTCTCGATTATTCTTCCGTAGACGTCTTCCAAAGATCGAAACCAATTCTCCACATTGGAAATAAATTCGGCGACTTCCGGTTGTTTAGAATTTCGTATTTTCGAAATTTCTCTTTGAATTTTTTCAAACTCGAACGTTCTCCAGGGCTTCGCTCGAACGACTTCGACCTGCCATTTTTCCATCTCCGATTTCCAGTAATTTCGATCGGCCTTCACCGAATAGATCCGAAAGTCGGGAAGAGTTACCGCAGTTAAGAATCCTCCGAAACAAGCTCCGGTATCAAGTCCATAGATTTTATCGCCGTAAATTCGAGCGACATCGCCAACGACACGATGACCGAAGAGGACCGGCTTTTGAACTTGGTACAGACTCGTCCAATCTTCCGATCCGATTTTATTCGTAAGATATTTTTCCCCGGAAGTGCTTCCCATCAAAACTTCCTTTTTCTGATCCTTCAATGGAACATCCGGTTCGATCGCGGCGTGAACTATAATCGCCGATTCGGTTTCGTAGTAATGAGGAAGATTCCGTACCCATTCTAAAAATTCTTTGTAACGAGTTCCGAACTGAACTTTAACGATCTCTTGAGAATAAGAAAGGACCTGATTGTGATGTTTGTTTTCGTGATTGCCCATAACCACGATATGTTTTGGATTCTCTTTAAAGAACTGATATACTTTTACGGAATCGGGTCCGCGATCTACGATATCCCCAACGGATATGATCCGATCCGTTTCCTCCGAATAGTTGAGCGCCTTTAAAAGCGACATCAACTCATCGTAACAACCGTGAATATCTCCGATTACAATGTCTCTCATAACTATCTCGTTTCAACAACGGAGCTATGATCGATTTGATTGGAATTCTAAAGTGGAAAACTAAAGACCCAAAGCGTTTAGGATTTTTTCCATCGCCTCAAGATTCGGATAAGCGATCGTCATCTTTCCTTTGCCGGAACTTTGATTATGACCGATTTCAATTTTCATAGAATATTTTCTGCGGAATTTATTTTCCAACTCTACGATGTTCACGTCTTTGCGAGGTTTTTTCTTTTCCGGCGTGGAAGAACGTTCTTCGGTAAGATTGGAAACCAAGTCTTCTACCTGTCTTGCAGTCAGACCTTTCTCGGCGATTTGATACGCGAGTTGTTCTATCTTTTTCCGATCGGCTAAAGAAAGAAGAGGTCTTGCGTGACCTTCGGAAATTCTTCCGTTTTTAATCAGATCTTGAACCGAATCCGGAAGCTGAAGAAGACGAATCAAATTTGAAATCGTGGAACGATTCTTACCCACTCGTGTGGAGATATCGGTGATTTTTAAATTCAATTTTTCGGAAAGAGTTTTATATGCGAGCGCTTCTTCGATCGGATTCAAATCCTCTCGTTGAATGTTTTCGATGATCGCCATTTCCATCGATTGATTTTCGGAAACGTTCTTAACAACCGCAGGAATTTTTACAAAACCGGCAAGTTTACAAGCGCGGTAACGACGTTCACCTGCAATGATTTCATAACCCGAGTCCAACTGTTTAACCACGATCGGCTGGATAACTCCGTGAGCCTTGATCGTTTCCGAAAGTTCTCTCAGAGATTCTTCCGAAAAAGTTTTTCTTGGTTGGCCCGGATTGGGGCGAATTTCGCTGATCTTGATTTCACGGAGCGCGCCGTCCGAAGAAGATTCGATCGGCGTTTTGTTTTCGTTGACCGGAATTAAATTTCCAAGACCTCTACCGAGGGCTTTGGGTTTGATTGCCATTCTTAATTCTTCCCTGCAACTTCCAGAGCAAGACTTCTATAACTCTGAGCGCCAACTCCTTCCGGATCATAACTCATGATCGTTTGTCCGAAAGAAGGAGCTTCGCTTAATTTTACGTTTCTTGGAATGATGGTCGTATAAACTTTATCTTTGAAATAAGACTTAACATCTTCGGCGACTTGATTCGCAAGATTGGTTCTCTTATCGAACATCGTCAGAAGAACTCCTTCCAGTTCCAAGGAAGGATTGAGTTGGTTTTGCACGAGGGAAATGATCTTCATCAATTGGGTGAGACCTTCCAACGCGAAGTATTCCGTTTGAAGAGTGATCATCACACTGTCGGCGGCACAAAGAGCGTTGATCGTTAAAATTCCCAAAGAAGGAGGACAATCGATAAGAATGTAATCATATTCTGTCCGAAGTTCCGCGGTTGCGTTTTTCAGTCTATATTCTCTTTGATCTTCCGCAAGAAGATCCGCCTCGGCGCCGCTCAAGTTGATATTGGAAGGAATGATATGAAGATTATTTACGTTTGTTCTTTGAATACATTCGTTTGCGGAAGATTCACCTAACAGTAACTCATACGAAGTTTTTCCGAGTGTATTGATTTCGATTCCAAGACCGGAGCCGGAGTTACCCTGCGGATCCATATCGATGATCAAAACCTTTTTTCCGATCGAAGCAAGGTTGGCCGCGAGATTGATGGAGGTTGTCGTTTTTCCGACACCGCCCTTTTGATTGCTAATCGATACGATCTTTCCCATTTCCGCCCTTAGTCTCCTTGCTGATATCCTTCCAAGCTCTTGGATAACCATGCCTCGGGCTAGAAACCTTTTTCAAGAATTTAATATGTCGCATGCCTAAAAATTCAAGAGAAGGTAAATCTTCTGAAAATTCTAAACTGAAACCGGAATAAGAAAGAACCTTATCTTCCAGTTTTGTATCTATATCATGTTTTCCTAAAAATGGGACATAAGTCCCTCCGACTTTTATCAAATTACAAACTGCTTCGGCGCTATACGGATAAGGAATAAATCCTCGCGATACGACATAATTCAGAGACAATTTTGACTCCTCAGTTCGAATGAATTGAAATTTCAGATCTGAAATTCGATGGATGCGAACGAATTCTTCCGTATGAGAAAGTTTTCTTTTTTGAGAATCGATTAATACGACAACGGGATGATCTTTCAAACACCGAAAGAAAAAGCCCGGAATTCCCGGCCCAGTCCCTGCATCTCCGAGTTGAATTCCCTTCCAAGAATCGACTTTTTTGGTGATACGATACACGTGATAGATCGATTCCAAAACGTGACGGTCTAAAATTTCTTCCGAATCTCTTTTCGAAAAAAATCCACCGGCTTCGTTTTTTTCCCTGAGGAACAATGCGAACTTGCATACGAGTTCCCAATCAAAGAAATAAATTATTTCGTCGGCTTCTTTCGGAAATCTTTCTCTCAATCTCTCGGTAATCGATTCGATGGAGAATTGTTCGGGATCTTGCATGTTGCTAGGTTAGAATTTTGTTCCATTTTGTCTTCACAGTTTCGAGTTCTTGTCTTCAGTTCCTTTAGATTTCCGGAAGTTGTGGGAACTCTTACACGAGTTTACCATTCGATAAGACTTCGAGAGCATTCACCGAACTCGAAGCGACGTAATCTGAAGGATCTCATACAAATTTATTACCATACGATAAAACTTCGAAATGTAGGAACTCCCACCGAACTTAGAAAACCAACTTGAGTTTCCTGCACGCGCATCTGCAACGCGACGGTGGAAAAATTTAAAGAGAAGTTTAAGAAAGGAATTTTAGAAAAGATTCAAAAACTGAAAAGGAACTCATATCGCGATCGAAAAAGTTCAGAGTGAAAATTCTCACCCTGAACTTTGAAAACAAATCAGTCCGAGGCGTTGTTAAACTCGATCACTGCCTTATGAAGAATTTCAATCCCCATCTTTAAGTGTTCGATCGTGGTGCTTTCATTCTTCCCATGAATTCCATCGATCTCTTCCGAACTCATCAACGCAGGAATCAAACCGTAACACTTAAAGCCCGCGACTCTTAAGTAAGAAGAATCGGTCGTGCCCGGCGATAAGAATGGAGTGATCACCGCACCCGGCACTACTTGTTGAACGACTCCCGATAGAATCTTAAAGTATTTTGAATCGACCGGAGAAGTTGTTCCGGGTTCAAGATGCCTTGCGGTAACTTTAACTCGAAACTTCTCGCCGAGCTTTTTTACTTTTTCATAAATTTCATTCTCGTTGTATCCGGGAAGAATTCTTATATCAACACTTCCATTCGCTTTCGAAGTGATGACGTTGATACCCGCATAGTGAGTATCAACTCCCGTAATACTTACCGAATTGCTTGTCATCGCTCGGAGATGTTTGTTGGATCGAATCACCCCGTTTAAGATCGTTCCGAGTAAAGGATTGCGGGAACGTTTCAACACAAATGAATTCGGGAAAGGACTTACTTCTCCCATCTGATAAAAGAAGGAAGCTGTTTCATCTTTTATGATAACTACTTCGTTCATCTTTTTGAGTTCGGTTATAAAGTCGATGAGGTTGAGAGCGGCGTATTGAATCGGAGGTGTACTTCCATGACCGGAAATATCTTCGGATTCCAAGTCCAACCATACGGCTCCTTTTTCGGCGTGCTGAATGTTGAAGATCTTACTTCCCTTAACGACCACGTCCTTTGTTCCGACACCACCTTCGTTGTGAACAAATTCATATCCGTTGAAAATATCTCTGTGTTTTGCAATTAAGAATCTCATTCCAAACTCGGAACGACTTTCTTCATCGGAGACTGCGAGATACATAAGATTCTTTTTGAGTTTCATTCCGGAATCATGAATCAGAATGAATGCATAGAGTTGCATGATGCCGAGTCCTTTCACATCGACCGCACCGCGTCCATAGATACGATCTCCTTTTCTTACACCGGAGAATGGAGGTTCGATCCACTCGCTTGCATCCGCTTCAACAACATCGATGTGATTGGTGAGAATCAAACCACCTTGCGATTCTTCTCCTTTGATCTCGGCCATGATACTTGCTCGTTCCGGTTTTCCGGGAACATCAAAGATCACAGTTTTGATTCCGCGTTTGTCGAAAAGACTCTTCAAAAATAAGGCCGCTTGCTTTTCATTCCCGCGAACGGTTTTGATTCTTAGATAAGTTTGTAAATCCTTGGACGCTTCTTCAGCGAGTTTCCCATAGTCTCGCTCTTCAAACTTGGATTTCGGCGATAAGGATTGAATCCCTTTTTCTGTTATAAAAATCGTATATAGTAAAAACAAAGCAAAGGCTCCTAAAAAGCCTAACGCGATCTTCTTCCAATTCATTTGTAATTCTCCTCGGTGCGGAAGAAAATAACGCGTCCCTCTTTCCTTTCAAGGCATTTACATCGATGATTTTGTTTGTTTTTCGTCCGTGTTTTTGATTTGCCGTTAACCTTTTGGATCGTTTTCCGATGATTGTAGGGTAGAGGTTATACTATGTTTCGAGTTTTCTTTCTCTTCTTACTCTTTCCCGGTCTTATCTTCGGAGTTACTCCCGGCAAATGGTCTCATATCGATAAGTATGTTTTCGGAAACAACACCAACGGCCCCGTAAAAGAGATAGTTAAGAATGCAAGCGGTGAAGTTGTTTATTCCGCCGCTTATGAATATGATTCTTCCGGCAAGCTCATCAAAGAAACTTATCTAAACGCGGATGGAAATGCGGACGGCTCTACCGTATTCCAATACAAAGAAGGGAAGGTAGTTCGCGAAGAACTCTTCGATAAGGACAATGTTCTTCTCGAAACAAAAACCTTTCGATACAATCCGAAGGGCCAAATCGATCTCGTAGAAGTTTTTAATAAAGAGAATAAACTTCTTCTAAAGTCTAACATCAATTCTTGGGATAAGGAATTCGTAAAATCGGGACAAACCAATTGGCCGGATTCAAAAGAAATAGAAACTTTTACTCTAATTCAAGATGATAAAAATCCGAGAGTTCTGATTCAAAATATCTATAACGAAGAAAAGAAACAGATCGCTTCCACTAAGTTCGAGTATGATGAGAAGGGTAAGTTACTGACTCGTATCAATGTTCAAGGCGAACAAGAGAGAAAGAATCAACTCAACTACGGTGCGAACAATCAGCTCCAGAGTTTTACGTTTCACGTGAAACAGAACAATAAGTGGGAGCTTCAAAAAACCCACGAACTGATCTACAAATGATTTTTTCTTGGAAAGGATAGGCTGAGCGATCGACGGGAACCTCTAACCCTTACCGAAGTCTTTATATCGATATTACTCTGCAGAAGATCTTAAGA includes these proteins:
- a CDS encoding M23 family metallopeptidase → MDIKATSALIYYRLRYKYQEYKLKLDLKLSELNKKGRERLTVMVIPHSEQKTINFHISYRAISIFIGTIFILLIISSINVLSHSGSVHQLTELNLSNKDFIRQSAKMKEEINSLHEYVEYYYGRLARLYVRLGGDPAKVSKGIGGAEQLSTQPPSIIEPKAVNPQTNDLPEGAAVFRLKEDVHNLRISNELTQDIISILKKRKNILKQTPSIWPVKGYVLYPYGAYFNPISGRREYNSGVDIGSFAGSEVLATAPGTVYEIGFTRNTGYFVKVSHKYGWKTIYSNMDRLKVKQGQQVSKTEVIGFVGKTEASPNYMLHYEIHVGTRAINPFAFLNQIQD
- a CDS encoding YaaR family protein — encoded protein: MKVLIPPYQPPRKETETKNTSKSKKNSASSLNGGSSLNSTEAVENVSSSFLDILEEIVPSGSETTKDLNALWRDLPEIEKRFLDLPSIGNLEAYQKHIQAITKAVIDQNMRVETLARRMKGEAKKIYHVVKIIDEKIQILAELIMNEGNSAFKLLKSLTDIRGLLLDIQE
- a CDS encoding ParA family protein, translated to MGKIVSISNQKGGVGKTTTSINLAANLASIGKKVLIIDMDPQGNSGSGLGIEINTLGKTSYELLLGESSANECIQRTNVNNLHIIPSNINLSGAEADLLAEDQREYRLKNATAELRTEYDYILIDCPPSLGILTINALCAADSVMITLQTEYFALEGLTQLMKIISLVQNQLNPSLELEGVLLTMFDKRTNLANQVAEDVKSYFKDKVYTTIIPRNVKLSEAPSFGQTIMSYDPEGVGAQSYRSLALEVAGKN
- a CDS encoding metallophosphoesterase — translated: MRDIVIGDIHGCYDELMSLLKALNYSEETDRIISVGDIVDRGPDSVKVYQFFKENPKHIVVMGNHENKHHNQVLSYSQEIVKVQFGTRYKEFLEWVRNLPHYYETESAIIVHAAIEPDVPLKDQKKEVLMGSTSGEKYLTNKIGSEDWTSLYQVQKPVLFGHRVVGDVARIYGDKIYGLDTGACFGGFLTAVTLPDFRIYSVKADRNYWKSEMEKWQVEVVRAKPWRTFEFEKIQREISKIRNSKQPEVAEFISNVENWFRSLEDVYGRIIENLERKTSLILEEFGVDSFIKATKEYEYNVLLILSQKKRLNVKHLKDSFKTPGKLFQLMNQLDLKVKDPFP
- a CDS encoding ParB/RepB/Spo0J family partition protein, which encodes MAIKPKALGRGLGNLIPVNENKTPIESSSDGALREIKISEIRPNPGQPRKTFSEESLRELSETIKAHGVIQPIVVKQLDSGYEIIAGERRYRACKLAGFVKIPAVVKNVSENQSMEMAIIENIQREDLNPIEEALAYKTLSEKLNLKITDISTRVGKNRSTISNLIRLLQLPDSVQDLIKNGRISEGHARPLLSLADRKKIEQLAYQIAEKGLTARQVEDLVSNLTEERSSTPEKKKPRKDVNIVELENKFRRKYSMKIEIGHNQSSGKGKMTIAYPNLEAMEKILNALGL
- a CDS encoding RsmG family class I SAM-dependent methyltransferase, translating into MQDPEQFSIESITERLRERFPKEADEIIYFFDWELVCKFALFLREKNEAGGFFSKRDSEEILDRHVLESIYHVYRITKKVDSWKGIQLGDAGTGPGIPGFFFRCLKDHPVVVLIDSQKRKLSHTEEFVRIHRISDLKFQFIRTEESKLSLNYVVSRGFIPYPYSAEAVCNLIKVGGTYVPFLGKHDIDTKLEDKVLSYSGFSLEFSEDLPSLEFLGMRHIKFLKKVSSPRHGYPRAWKDISKETKGGNGKDRID
- a CDS encoding bactofilin family protein → MATTEEHLIVNSIIGEGAEFSGEFKLSGLLRIDGIFRGSIKTEGKVLIGKSGIVDTDIRARIVVAGGEINGNIYASERVTLLASCRMKGDIVSPRIVMEEGVQFEGNCKINPVAH
- a CDS encoding TatD family hydrolase, giving the protein MVSIADTHCHLDIIQSQGLEIADSLKNAMASGVKKIVQIGIDLESSLRAQSIANEYSNDSLEIRYSIGCHPTETHEFPNKEEILKLVYANLGDSKLSAIGEIGLDYYHTADTKKQQEEILEAFLECSAKTQLPVVIHSRDAKEDTISILKNFRDRAFGVIHCFTYDYPTAKALVDIGYYISFSGIVAFKNATEIQEAAQKLPLESMLIETDAPFLAPPPFRGKRNEPSYMKFILDKMFSLRQESNAEVERILFENSIKFMNRKAYHHNA
- the serS gene encoding serine--tRNA ligase — protein: MLDLRYITENTEDLKKVLELRGFKEIGIIDELKSIIQRKREFQKEADVLREERNRVSKEVGKIKQSGGDITEISASVKLVGEKIKEIETKMELEETALLDINLGLPNILDPKVPEGKSEHDNVVQYEVGKIPSFSFAPKPHFEIGEALNWINFEKGVKLSGARSYTYWKDGARLERALMNFMLNVHTQEHGYTEVWVPAMVNDESMTATGQYPKFKDEFYRIEKDELNLIPTAEVPLTNLYRDEIIPEDQLPISVTAHTSCFRREAGSYGKDTRGLVRVHQFQKVELVKFCRPEESEEEHKKMLSHAENILKKLELPYRVIILCTGDISANSSITYDIEVWMPGLNRYMEISSVSNFRDFQARRGKIRYKTKDGKNQLVHTINGSGLALGRTYAAILENFQNADGTVRIPEALKQYL
- a CDS encoding M20/M25/M40 family metallo-hydrolase — its product is MNWKKIALGFLGAFALFLLYTIFITEKGIQSLSPKSKFEERDYGKLAEEASKDLQTYLRIKTVRGNEKQAALFLKSLFDKRGIKTVIFDVPGKPERASIMAEIKGEESQGGLILTNHIDVVEADASEWIEPPFSGVRKGDRIYGRGAVDVKGLGIMQLYAFILIHDSGMKLKKNLMYLAVSDEESRSEFGMRFLIAKHRDIFNGYEFVHNEGGVGTKDVVVKGSKIFNIQHAEKGAVWLDLESEDISGHGSTPPIQYAALNLIDFITELKKMNEVVIIKDETASFFYQMGEVSPFPNSFVLKRSRNPLLGTILNGVIRSNKHLRAMTSNSVSITGVDTHYAGINVITSKANGSVDIRILPGYNENEIYEKVKKLGEKFRVKVTARHLEPGTTSPVDSKYFKILSGVVQQVVPGAVITPFLSPGTTDSSYLRVAGFKCYGLIPALMSSEEIDGIHGKNESTTIEHLKMGIEILHKAVIEFNNASD